One window from the genome of Alosa alosa isolate M-15738 ecotype Scorff River chromosome 15, AALO_Geno_1.1, whole genome shotgun sequence encodes:
- the p2ry1 gene encoding P2Y purinoceptor 1: MTTEINFTTLLNVSDINNNSRGCSLTKTGFQFYYLPTVYIIVFITGLIGNSLAIWMFVFHMRPWSSISVYMFNLALADFCYVLSLPFLIFYYFNKTDWIFGNVLCRLQRYIFHVNLYGSILFLTCISVHRYTGVVHPLKSLGRLKKKNAIRTSALIWFIVTVGISPILYYSRTGPKRNATTCYDTTTEDELQGYFIYSMCMTVFGFCIPFIIIFGCYGLIVKALICNDMDNAPLRRKSIYLVIIVLAVFAVSYLPFHVMKNLNMRARLYFQSPEMCDFNNKVYATYQVTRGLASLNSCVDPILYFLAGDTFRRKFSRATKKTSRKGENALQSKSEETALNSLPDYTGNGDQRL; this comes from the coding sequence ATGACAACGGAGATAAACTTTACAACACTTCTCAACGTGTCTGACATCAATAACAACTCAAGAGGATGTTCCCTTACGAAGACTGGGTTTCAATTTTACTATTTGCCTACTGTGTACATCATAGTTTTCATCACAGGCTTGATAGGAAATAGTCTGGCAATATGGATGTTCGTGTTTCACATGAGACCATGGAGCAGCATCTCGGTCTACATGTTTAATCTGGCGCTGGCGGATTTCTGTTACGTgctttctctccccttcctaATTTTCTATTACTTTAATAAAACTGACTGGATTTTTGGCAACGTGCTGTGCCGACTGCAGCGCTATATTTTTCACGTTAATCTGTATGGGAGCATTCTGTTTCTCACCTGCATCAGCGTGCACAGGTACACGGGAGTAGTACACCCTCTTAAATCGCTGGGGAGGCTGAAGAAAAAGAACGCTATACGCACAAGCGCGCTGATTTGGTTCATAGTTACCGTGGGGATTTCGCCTATTCTGTATTACTCGCGCACGGGTCCAAAGAGGAACGCAACTACATGCTATGACACCACCACAGAGGACGAGCTGCAGGGCTACTTCATCTACAGCATGTGCATGACAGTTTTTGGCTTCTGCATTCCTTTTATTATCATCTTTGGATGCTATGGATTAATTGTGAAGGCCCTCATATGCAATGACATGGACAATGCACCACTGAGGAGGAAGTCAATATATCTTGTAATCATTGTCCTGGCAGTGTTTGCTGTCTCCTACCTGCCCTTTCATGTGATGAAGAATCTGAACATGCGGGCCAGGCTTTACTTCCAGAGTCCTGAGATGTGTGATTTTAATAATAAAGTGTATGCCACTTATCAGGTTACCCGAGGTCTAGCTAGTCTCAACAGTTGCGTGGACCCCATCCTTTACTTCTTGGCTGGGGACACATTTAGGCGGAAGTTCTCCAGAGCCACCAAAAAGACTTCCAGAAAGGGGGAGAATGCATTGCAGTCCAAGAGTGAGGAGACCGCACTCAACAGCCTGCCGGACTATACAGGCAATGGAGACCAGCGGCTCTGA
- the b3gnt2l gene encoding LOW QUALITY PROTEIN: N-acetyllactosaminide beta-1,3-N-acetylglucosaminyltransferase 2 (The sequence of the model RefSeq protein was modified relative to this genomic sequence to represent the inferred CDS: deleted 1 base in 1 codon) has product MKGRSRAFAATLVICSCLIFIYSNLNQEVPVPPCVLPNTPVRFVSGHPSGTPVIVDGKINRSQLPHVRISTVHLSPAFRNDIPMSSAFWNRKFYSGLKKLDKAGNLLQPEISSNGTPQSTEYLQTNIADFNKYPSIHQDFLRSMHFRSPDILINQPNKCTSNGKPDNVTLLFAIKSSAQNFAQRQTIRQTWGQEGFYEDGLLVRTVFILGNSSSDDPDLGKLLSIEAQEFGDLLVWDFKDTFFNLTLKEHVFYKWSILHCPQVSFIFKGDDDIFVNTKALLKYLKSLQPGNMSKLYLGQIIMQASPLRDPKIKYYVPHSFYDGPYPPYAGGGGFVFSGALLESLYSMTWYIPFFPIDDVYTGMCFQALGIAPEKHNGFRTFDIMEKDREDPCVHKDLLVVHRKSPQQTLRLWRKLESPLLTC; this is encoded by the exons ATGAAAGGTCGTAGCAGAGCATTTGCTGCTACACTAGTGATTTGTTCATGTCTTATATTTATCTACTCAAACTTGAACCAGGAGGTGCCTGTTCCTCCCTGTGTCTTACCAAATACTCCTGTGAGGTTTGTCTCTGGTCACCCAAGTGGCACACCTGTTATAGTAGATGGAAAAATAAACAGAAGTCAACTTCCTCATGTGAGGATATCCACAGTCCACCTTTCCCCTGCATTTAGAAATGATATTCCAATGAGTAGTGCATTCTGGAACAGAAAGTTTTACTCTGGTCTCAAAAAGTTGGATAAGGCAGGAAATCTCTTACAACCTGAGATCAGCAGCAACGGTACACCACAGAGTACAGAATACCTGCAAACAAACATAGCAGATTTCAATAAatacccatccatccatcaggaTTTTTTGCGCAGCATGCATTTTCGCAGTCCTGATATTCTCATCAATCAGCCCAACAAGTGCACCTCTAATGGCAAACCTGACAATGTGACTCTTCTCTTTGCCATTAAGTCTAGTGCACAGAATTTTGCACAACGACAAACTATTAGGCAGACTTGGGGGCAAGAAGGATTTTATGAAGATGGTCTGCTGGTACGAACAGTTTTTATCTTGGGCAACTCTTCCTCGGACGATCCGGATCTCGGAAAGCTCTTGTCCATCGAAGCGCAGGAGTTTGGTGATTTGCTTGTCTGGGACTTTAAGGATACATTTTTCAACCTCACTCTAAAGGAACATGTATTTTACAAATGGTCCATCCTACACTGTCCTCAGGTCTCCTTTATTTTCAAGGGTGATGATGACATTTTTGTTAATACAAAAGCGCTTCTTAAATACCTTAAGTCACTGCAGCCAGGCAATATGTCAAAACTGTATCTTGGCCAAATAATAATGCAAGCCTCCCCCCTGCGTGACCCTAAGATAAAATACTATGTCCCACACTCCTTCTATGATGGACCCTATCCACCCtatgctggtggtggtggcttTGTCTTCTCTGGGGCTCTGCTAGAGTCCCTCTACAGTATGACCTGGTACATC CCTTTTTTTCCCATCGATGATGTCTACACAGGGATGTGTTTCCAAGCTCTTGGTATAGCTCCAGAGAAACATAATGGGTTCAGGACCTTTGACATCATGGAGAAGGATCGGGAGGATCCATGTGTGCACAAAGATCTGCTTGTGGTGCATCGGAAAAGTCCACAGCAAACTCTACGGTTGTGGCGGAAATTAGAGAGCCCTCTCCTCACTTGCTAA